One part of the Bacteroidota bacterium genome encodes these proteins:
- a CDS encoding HD domain-containing protein, whose product MKEYLVHPVFKIISEIVTRQDTPAFVIGGFVRDSILHRPTKDIDIMVLGSGIDLARSVAERIGGNTPVSVFKNFGTAMLHFKGMEIEFVGARSESYRKNSRKPIVEKGTLEDDLKRRDFTINALAIRLNEETFGQLVDAFDGLKDLQDKLIRTPLEPSKTFSDDPLRMLRAIRFSTQLNFTIDPVTFDAIGPNANRLEIISGERILDELQKIMACPRPSVGFKLLDKSGLLQYILPELCQLKGVEFKEGKGHKDNFIHTLKVLDNVSAVSENTWLRWAALLHDIAKPATKKFSDKVGWTFHGHDFLGAQMIPGIFRKLKLPLDQRMKYVQKIVAMHLRPSSLVQEEVTDSAVRRLLFDAGENIDDLMCLCEADITSKNEETVKKYLQNFKLVRKKLIEIEEKDALRNFQPPIDGQDIMHTFNLKPCREVGLIKNAIKDAILDGIISNNPDSAYQFMLKKGEELGLKVAKK is encoded by the coding sequence ATGAAAGAATACTTAGTACATCCTGTTTTTAAAATAATTTCAGAAATAGTTACCAGGCAAGATACTCCTGCTTTTGTCATTGGCGGATTTGTAAGGGATAGTATTCTGCACAGGCCGACCAAAGATATAGATATCATGGTTCTGGGCAGCGGTATCGATTTAGCCCGCAGTGTTGCCGAAAGGATTGGCGGAAATACGCCGGTCAGTGTTTTTAAAAATTTCGGCACAGCCATGCTTCATTTTAAAGGAATGGAGATTGAATTTGTTGGAGCCCGCAGTGAATCATACCGCAAAAATTCGCGCAAACCCATCGTTGAAAAAGGAACGCTTGAAGATGATTTGAAAAGGCGTGATTTCACCATCAATGCTCTGGCCATTCGTTTAAATGAAGAAACATTCGGACAACTGGTTGATGCTTTTGACGGTTTAAAAGACCTGCAGGACAAGTTAATACGTACACCGCTGGAACCTTCAAAGACCTTTTCTGACGATCCGTTGCGTATGTTGCGTGCCATACGTTTTTCTACGCAGCTTAATTTCACTATAGATCCTGTAACCTTTGATGCAATCGGCCCCAACGCCAACCGGCTTGAAATCATCTCCGGAGAAAGGATACTGGACGAATTACAGAAAATAATGGCTTGTCCAAGGCCATCCGTTGGGTTTAAACTGCTTGACAAATCCGGATTGCTGCAGTATATCCTTCCTGAACTCTGCCAGCTGAAAGGCGTTGAGTTCAAAGAAGGGAAAGGCCACAAAGATAATTTTATCCATACTTTAAAAGTACTTGATAATGTCTCGGCAGTAAGTGAAAACACCTGGCTGCGCTGGGCCGCTTTATTGCATGATATAGCCAAACCGGCCACCAAGAAATTTTCGGATAAGGTAGGCTGGACATTTCATGGGCACGATTTTCTGGGCGCCCAAATGATACCCGGAATTTTCAGAAAATTAAAACTGCCACTAGACCAGAGGATGAAGTATGTTCAGAAAATAGTCGCCATGCACCTCAGGCCCAGTTCTTTGGTACAGGAGGAAGTTACAGATTCTGCAGTCAGGCGCTTACTTTTTGATGCCGGTGAGAATATTGACGACCTGATGTGCCTTTGCGAAGCAGACATCACCTCAAAAAATGAAGAAACAGTAAAAAAATACCTGCAGAATTTTAAACTAGTAAGAAAGAAACTTATAGAAATTGAGGAGAAAGATGCACTGCGAAATTTCCAACCACCGATAGATGGGCAGGATATCATGCATACATTTAACTTAAAGCCCTGCCGTGAAGTAGGATTAATCAAAAATGCCATTAAAGATGCAATCCTTGACGGAATTATTTCGAACAATCCCGACTCCGCTTATCAGTTCATGCTAAAAAAAGGAGAAGAATTAGGACTAAAGGT
- the lysA gene encoding diaminopimelate decarboxylase → MELQNGQYLIDGLSVTELCKKYGTPLYIYETSKMASQYKKMKNAFKSTRVKINFACKALTNLNILKFFNHLGSGLDAVSIQEVNLALKAGFKPQDIIYTPNCVGMDEINEAVQAGVRINIDNISILEQFGLKYGNTIPVCVRINPHIMGGGNDKISTGHIDSKFGISIYQLPHVERIVSASNLKVEGLHMHTGSDILDAEVFLRGAEILFEAALKFKDLEYIDLGSGFKVPYKPDDIFTDINELGKALSKRFNEFCKDYGKELTLMFEPGKFLVSESGYFAARVNVVKQTTSTVFAGLNTGLNHLIRPMFYDAYHQIINVSKPAGKPRIYTVVGYICETDTFGWNRRISEISEGDYLVFLNAGAYCFTMSSNYNSRLRPAEVMIYKGVDYLIRKREEIDDLLRNQIIAETDF, encoded by the coding sequence ATGGAACTGCAAAACGGTCAATATCTGATTGATGGATTAAGCGTTACAGAGCTGTGCAAAAAGTACGGAACGCCTCTTTATATTTACGAAACCTCAAAAATGGCTTCCCAATATAAAAAGATGAAAAATGCCTTTAAAAGCACGAGGGTTAAAATCAATTTTGCCTGTAAAGCATTGACCAATTTGAACATACTCAAATTCTTCAATCATTTAGGTTCCGGACTTGATGCGGTTTCTATTCAGGAAGTGAACCTGGCGCTGAAAGCAGGATTCAAACCACAGGATATCATCTATACGCCCAATTGTGTAGGAATGGATGAAATCAACGAAGCGGTTCAGGCAGGAGTAAGAATAAATATCGACAACATTTCCATCCTTGAGCAATTCGGGCTAAAATATGGCAACACCATTCCTGTTTGTGTCAGGATCAATCCGCATATCATGGGCGGAGGAAACGACAAAATATCCACAGGGCATATCGACTCAAAATTCGGCATTTCGATTTACCAGCTTCCTCATGTGGAACGGATTGTTTCGGCCAGTAATTTGAAAGTCGAAGGTTTGCACATGCATACCGGTTCCGACATTCTTGATGCAGAGGTCTTTCTGAGAGGCGCTGAAATCTTATTCGAAGCAGCCCTGAAATTCAAAGATTTGGAATATATTGACTTGGGCAGTGGATTTAAGGTTCCTTATAAACCCGATGATATCTTTACGGACATCAATGAATTGGGGAAAGCCCTTTCCAAACGTTTTAACGAATTTTGCAAAGATTATGGAAAGGAACTCACTTTAATGTTCGAACCCGGTAAATTTCTGGTAAGCGAATCCGGTTATTTTGCTGCAAGGGTTAATGTGGTGAAACAAACCACTTCAACTGTTTTTGCAGGCCTGAATACAGGATTGAATCATTTGATCCGTCCGATGTTTTATGATGCCTATCATCAGATTATAAATGTTTCCAAACCAGCCGGAAAGCCCAGAATTTATACGGTTGTAGGATATATCTGTGAAACCGACACATTTGGCTGGAACCGCCGCATCTCTGAAATCAGTGAAGGGGATTACCTGGTTTTCCTGAATGCAGGTGCCTATTGTTTCACCATGTCATCGAATTACAATTCCCGTCTTCGTCCGGCAGAGGTGATGATTTATAAAGGAGTGGATTATCTGATCAGAAAACGTGAAGAAATAGACGATTTATTAAGAAATCAGATAATAGCGGAAACTGATTTTTAA